A region from the Rhodohalobacter sp. SW132 genome encodes:
- the priA gene encoding primosomal protein N' produces the protein MPILYADIAFPTAARQLFTYETRDPAIRPGMRVWVPLRKEYAIGMVVQVHENRPDFKTRPVERILDQHPVMDKKMLQLTQWIHRFYYCSWGEAIQAALPVGLNFSSEKVLKVKKGYKSDPDADDLELLKELENQTYTLNEAEKRWRDGTDKKRLKKAIKRGWVTLWEEPRQRVDYKKVKHWQLSESFDAEEIKENLSDEDRGNKWVLAYLELLEMDLPLPHRELLDHNLFTAYTLKRIEKEGWIESVDLPVKGDEVEKGVHQPELIKTLSDQQQNAYEQIRNVLDSREFKSFLLFGVTGSGKTEVYIHALKHALEQGRGGLVLVPEIALTPQTVQRFFQIFGDQIAVLHSRMSERERFEAWKSLKSGEKRIAIGPRSAVFAPVQNVGLIVVDEEHDTSYKQYDPAPRYNARDVAVMRAHMENAAVVLGSATPGMVSVKAVKEEKHELLHLPLRPTGTMPEVRILNMIEYKSAMRGPLTVELHQEIEKSLDRKEQAILLFNRRGYASYMQCEDCGHIPQSPESSTSLTYHKKKNILLCHYSGYSRRADTQCELCGSDNLKTKGSGTQQVEEEIAELFPDARLLRMDRDTTSGKHGHQKIYQTFLNGEADILIGTQIVAKGLDFPNVTIVGVINADTELAFPSFRSGERMYQLLSQVAGRAGRAEKPGVVYVQTWKPEHPAIKCAKTHDFKAFSRQELASREMLMFPPFSRMVVFQFKSSSWSRVQLIAEKFCDAIRMVIGDEPVSGPSPSVIEWMNGLYRWEANIKMSRNFNAKQIEHILNGIFNRYDKMKPKGASTVRINVDVDAVE, from the coding sequence ATGCCGATTTTATATGCTGATATTGCGTTTCCCACTGCAGCCCGACAACTGTTCACCTACGAAACCCGCGATCCCGCCATTCGTCCCGGAATGCGAGTGTGGGTGCCGCTCCGGAAAGAGTATGCCATTGGCATGGTGGTTCAGGTGCATGAGAATCGTCCTGATTTCAAAACCCGTCCCGTAGAGCGGATTCTGGATCAGCATCCGGTGATGGATAAAAAAATGCTGCAGCTCACGCAGTGGATTCACCGGTTTTATTACTGCAGCTGGGGAGAAGCGATCCAGGCGGCACTGCCGGTCGGACTCAATTTTTCGAGCGAAAAAGTGCTGAAGGTGAAAAAGGGCTACAAGAGCGATCCCGATGCAGACGATCTTGAGCTGTTAAAAGAGCTTGAAAACCAGACTTATACCCTGAATGAAGCGGAAAAACGATGGCGGGACGGTACTGACAAGAAACGTCTCAAAAAGGCGATCAAGCGTGGATGGGTAACTCTTTGGGAGGAGCCGCGGCAGCGGGTTGATTATAAAAAAGTGAAACACTGGCAGCTTTCTGAATCTTTTGATGCCGAAGAGATCAAAGAGAATCTATCGGATGAGGATCGCGGCAACAAATGGGTGCTGGCGTACCTGGAGTTGCTTGAGATGGATCTGCCGCTGCCGCACCGGGAACTGCTCGATCACAACCTGTTTACGGCCTACACTTTGAAACGAATCGAAAAGGAGGGATGGATCGAATCGGTGGATCTTCCGGTAAAAGGGGACGAGGTGGAGAAAGGCGTTCATCAACCCGAATTGATAAAAACGCTGTCGGATCAACAGCAGAATGCGTACGAGCAGATTCGTAATGTTCTGGACAGCAGAGAGTTTAAAAGTTTTTTGCTCTTTGGGGTTACCGGTTCTGGGAAGACGGAGGTCTATATTCATGCCCTGAAACATGCTCTGGAGCAAGGGCGCGGCGGACTGGTACTGGTGCCGGAAATTGCGCTTACTCCGCAGACCGTCCAACGATTTTTCCAGATTTTTGGCGACCAGATTGCCGTGCTGCACAGCCGCATGAGTGAGCGCGAACGGTTCGAAGCGTGGAAAAGCCTGAAATCGGGTGAAAAACGAATTGCAATCGGTCCGCGATCGGCAGTGTTTGCCCCGGTGCAAAATGTAGGGTTGATTGTGGTGGATGAGGAGCACGATACATCCTACAAGCAGTACGATCCGGCTCCGCGATACAATGCGCGGGACGTGGCGGTGATGCGTGCTCACATGGAAAATGCAGCAGTTGTTCTGGGATCGGCCACACCGGGAATGGTGTCGGTAAAAGCTGTGAAAGAGGAGAAACACGAACTTCTCCATCTGCCGCTGCGTCCAACCGGTACGATGCCGGAAGTGCGGATTTTGAACATGATCGAGTACAAATCAGCGATGCGCGGGCCGCTTACTGTGGAGCTTCACCAGGAGATTGAAAAAAGTCTGGATCGTAAAGAACAGGCGATTTTACTGTTTAACCGGCGCGGGTACGCCTCGTACATGCAGTGCGAAGATTGCGGACATATCCCGCAAAGCCCGGAAAGCTCCACAAGCCTCACCTATCACAAAAAAAAGAATATCCTTCTGTGCCACTACAGCGGCTATTCCCGGCGGGCGGATACGCAGTGCGAACTGTGCGGATCGGATAACCTGAAAACCAAAGGAAGCGGCACACAACAGGTGGAGGAGGAGATTGCTGAACTGTTTCCTGATGCCAGGCTGCTCAGGATGGATCGCGATACGACTTCAGGGAAACACGGGCATCAAAAAATTTATCAGACTTTTTTGAATGGTGAAGCGGATATCCTGATTGGGACTCAAATTGTAGCCAAAGGCCTCGATTTCCCCAACGTGACTATCGTGGGGGTAATAAATGCTGATACGGAGCTCGCTTTTCCTTCATTTCGGTCGGGGGAGCGGATGTATCAGCTTCTGAGTCAGGTTGCCGGCCGTGCCGGTCGGGCAGAAAAACCGGGCGTGGTGTACGTGCAGACCTGGAAGCCGGAACATCCAGCCATTAAGTGTGCCAAAACCCATGATTTTAAAGCGTTTTCGCGCCAGGAACTTGCCAGCCGGGAAATGCTGATGTTCCCGCCATTTTCACGAATGGTGGTTTTCCAGTTTAAAAGTTCATCATGGAGCAGAGTACAGCTGATTGCCGAGAAGTTTTGCGATGCGATCCGGATGGTTATTGGTGATGAACCGGTTTCGGGGCCATCGCCCTCGGTGATTGAATGGATGAACGGTCTGTACCGCTGGGAAGCCAATATAAAAATGAGCCGCAACTTCAACGCGAAACAGATTGAGCACATCCTGAATGGAATATTCAATCGGTATGATAAAATGAAGCCGAAAGGAGCGAGCACGGTGCGGATCAATGTGGATGTCGACGCGGTGGAGTGA
- a CDS encoding serpin family protein, with product MLRFFYSLIALAGLLFFLSCDSDVTGPDSPGINGELPRDLTQSEQKLIQADNLFSYRVFRETLAYDDEDNIMISPLSISMALAMTLNGAEGETYDAMRETLHLSDMDLEEINEAFGSLIELLVTVDPRVTLQIANSVWHRENLQVKEDFRDRVETHFGAQIEGLDFSDPATVEKMNSWVNENTEGLIPEIIDEIPSHVVMYLINALYFKGDWLQQFDAEDTRPADFYLESGETTEVDMMSQKGRFAIFQSGEVQLVELPYGDSLFTMTVMMPADEDMPIDQFVQEQVNADNLAEWRSNLHVSNRESTVRLPKFEMEYEIEYNEILKAMGMEIAFSQSNANFQGIADTAPQNLYIDNVKHKTFITVDEEGTEAAAVTSVGVGVTSMPPQITFNRPFVFIIHERESGTNLFMGRVKNPGLE from the coding sequence ATGTTACGATTTTTTTATTCCCTGATTGCCCTGGCGGGTTTGCTATTCTTTCTCTCCTGCGATAGTGACGTTACAGGTCCTGATAGTCCGGGTATCAATGGTGAACTTCCGAGAGATCTGACACAATCAGAACAGAAACTTATTCAGGCAGACAACCTCTTCAGCTACCGGGTTTTCAGAGAAACCCTGGCTTATGATGATGAAGATAACATCATGATCTCTCCTCTGAGTATTTCAATGGCCCTGGCAATGACACTAAACGGAGCTGAAGGAGAAACCTATGACGCTATGAGAGAAACACTACATCTTTCAGACATGGATCTGGAGGAGATTAACGAAGCGTTCGGTTCTCTGATCGAATTACTGGTTACCGTGGATCCCAGGGTTACCCTGCAGATTGCAAATTCTGTCTGGCACCGTGAAAACCTGCAGGTGAAAGAAGATTTTAGGGATCGTGTGGAAACCCATTTTGGCGCACAGATTGAAGGACTCGATTTCAGTGATCCGGCCACAGTTGAAAAAATGAACAGCTGGGTTAATGAAAACACCGAAGGGTTAATCCCGGAAATAATTGACGAGATTCCGTCTCACGTCGTTATGTATCTGATTAATGCACTTTACTTTAAAGGGGACTGGCTGCAACAATTTGATGCTGAGGATACCCGTCCGGCTGATTTTTACCTCGAATCAGGCGAAACGACTGAGGTGGATATGATGAGTCAAAAAGGACGGTTTGCCATTTTTCAATCCGGAGAAGTACAGTTGGTTGAGCTTCCATACGGGGACAGTCTGTTTACGATGACCGTGATGATGCCGGCTGATGAAGATATGCCCATTGATCAGTTTGTTCAGGAACAGGTGAATGCTGATAATCTGGCGGAATGGCGATCGAATCTGCATGTCAGTAACCGCGAGTCAACCGTGAGATTACCCAAATTTGAGATGGAATACGAAATAGAATACAACGAGATCCTCAAAGCGATGGGAATGGAAATTGCGTTTTCCCAATCAAACGCAAATTTTCAGGGTATTGCAGATACCGCTCCTCAGAATCTCTATATCGACAATGTGAAACACAAAACGTTTATAACTGTTGATGAAGAGGGAACCGAAGCAGCGGCAGTGACAAGTGTGGGCGTGGGTGTTACTTCTATGCCTCCACAGATCACCTTCAACCGGCCCTTTGTATTCATTATTCATGAAAGAGAAAGCGGAACGAATCTGTTTATGGGCAGGGTGAAGAATCCGGGGTTGGAATGA